Proteins encoded in a region of the Anopheles aquasalis chromosome 2, idAnoAquaMG_Q_19, whole genome shotgun sequence genome:
- the LOC126576137 gene encoding uncharacterized protein LOC126576137 encodes MPNERESLDDCHFRYYHLGGGNAVAPAFGSPAFLREFAHIAAIGWSQKDGHVRWSCGGSLIWENFVLTAAHCAADEDNIAPDVVRLGDIDLYNDTDDAFAQQYRVVEIIRHPDHRFIAKYHDVALLKLDQHVTLNETVAPACLWNEEEIRFPVLQAAGWGATGFGQAQTPSLLKVSLRPVAKEQCNRQYQAGDRGLKDGLKADQMCAGDIRMDTCPGDSGGPLEVKLLHNSKMTPFIVAITSFGTACGQSLPGVYTKVASYIPWIRSVLEAHGEEAPEWKFRPYACALRYLTLREYEPDVVASKTDLSESVDLENVHLQLAEPTSTVVLGWDTESADNCQGVLIDESTVVTLAQCTSFKGYPPTYVIVPANGDVQYDISSISNHPEYRNGSLYNNIAIVKLDEPLNFHQYLLPACLWPHSALPDDRFEFLGRGRRDLNELYLYQTPTINGVSKSLISRADLHQGDNCTLSSLYAARLTTGLSEEHLCFGNELFLVPETCELMYGGAVQRNVFRLQKYFKHLFGLNLLGRDCGYGQSAIAVRIASHMEWLSKMLLTNRPHEAASAVRFYNSDLAPGDQCQLPFGAGSGQCTEVEHCPKVSYDVQLERQVSFCANASIVCCPLHHIRNITHKLSPSAAQKELDDCASRYKSVHRKTYLFYEIRDDMDMDETGRDQFPHVVIVIWRTVDGTLYECVGTLITQSAVLSTAECLSLIGTNRAVVLLGFNSTSTTIPVQEVIIHPQYEASNRRNDIGLVKLEGKVEPATGKVPACLWQNQTHTPFRLKQFMQAEMQWLNSYPMYNKDCESYKHYASQSIEPTQLCLNLESANNPIVPGEPAFWQNELDDAAGYVVQYLVGFVSYTFPMVTVHTRIESYVDWIRSVL; translated from the exons ATGCCAAATGAACGAGAATCGTTGGACG ATTGCCACTTTCGATACTATCACTTGGGTGGAGGAAATGCAGTGGCTCCTGCCTTCGGTAGCCCCGCGTTTCTGCGGGAGTTCGCGCATATAGCGGCCATTGGATGGTCGCAGAAGGATGGGCACGTTCGGTGGAGTTGTGGTGGATCGTTGATTTGGGAAAATTTCGTGCTAACGGCCGCTCACTGCGCCGCAGATGAAGA CAACATAGCGCCCGATGTGGTGCGCCTCGGTGATATCGATCTGTACAACGATACGGATGATGCGTTCGCCCAGCAGTACAGGGTAGTGGAGATCATTCGCCATCCCGACCATCGGTTCATAGCCAAGTACCATGATGTGGCGTTGTTGAAACTTGACCAGCATGTGAC ATTGAACGAGACCGTTGCACCGGCATGCTTGTGGAACGAGGAGGAAATTAGATTCCCCGTGCTACAGGCTGCCGGCTGGGGAGCTACTGGTTTCG GACAAGCGCAAACTCCGAGCTTATTGAAGGTATCACTCCGGCCCGTTGCGAAGGAGCAGTGCAATCGGCAGTATCAAGCGGGTGATCGTGGCTTGAAGGATGGTCTCAAAGCGGATCAAATGTGCGCTGGTGATATTAGAATGGATACGTGTCCC GGTGATTCCGGTGGTCCGCTAGAGGTGAAGCTACTACACAACAGCAAAATGACCCCCTTTATTGTGGCCATAACCTCGTTTGGTACCGCGTGTGGTCAATCATTGCCCGGAGTGTACACAAAGGTCGCGAGCTACATACCGTGGATACGATCCGTGTTGGAGGCACACGGCGAGGAAGCCCCCG aGTGGAAGTTCCGACCGTACGCCTGTGCACTACGCTATTTGACGTTGCGCGAGTACGAACCAGATGTGGTCGCGAGTAAAACCGACTTGTCAGAGTCGGTGGATCTAGAGAACGTGCATCTGCAGCTCGCCGAACCTACGTCAACCGTAGTTCTTGGTTGGGACACAGAGAGTGCCGACAATTGCCAAGGTGTGCTGATTGATGAAAGTACCGTTGTAACTTTGGCACAATGTACTTCGTTCAAAGG GTATCCTCCGACGTACGTGATTGTGCCTGCTAACGGAGACGTTCAATACGATATATCGAGCATTTCTAACCATCCGGAATATCGGAACGGATCGTTGTACAACAATATTGCCATCGTTAAGTTGGACGAACCGTTGAACTTCCACCAGTACCTGTTACCGGCCTGTTTGTGGCCACACTCTGCGCTTCCGGATGATCGATTCGAGTTCCTAGGTCGGGGCCGACGGGATCTCAATGAGCTTTACTTATATCAAACACCGACGATAA ACGGTGTGTCAAAGAGTTTGATTTCTCGTGCGGATCTACACCAAGGAGACAACTGTACACTTTCCTCTTTGTATGCGGCTCGTTTAACGACGGGATTGAGCGAGGAGCATCTGTGCTTTGGAAACGAACTCTTTCTGGTGCCGGAAACCTGTGAGCTGATGTACGGTGGTGCGGTACAGCGGAATGTGTTTCGCCTGCAGAAGTACTTCAAGCATCTGTTTGGTCTTAACCTGCTAGGCCGAGACTGTGGGTATGGACAGTCGGCCATTGCGGTACGGATAGCCAGCCACATGGAGTGGTTGAGCAAGATGCTGCTCACCAATCGACCACACGAAGCGGCGAGCGCAGTTCGGTTCTACAACAGTGACTTGGCACCTGGGGATCAATGTCAACTGCCATTTGGTGCCGGCTCTGGCCAATGTACTGAGGTGGAGCACTGCCCAAAGGTCAGCTATGATGTGCAACTAGAGCGACaagtttcgttttgtgctaatgcgtcgatcgtttgctgtcCGTTGCATCATATACGGAATATTACCCACAAGCTGTCACCTAGTGCTGCCCAGAAGGAGCTCGACGATTGTGCATCGCGATACAAGTCAGTTCATCGTAAGACTTATCTTTTCTATGAAATTCGCGATGACATGGACATGGACGAGACTGGGCGAGACCAGTTCCCTCACGTG GTGATTGTGATATGGCGGACAGTTGATGGAACTCTCTACGAGTGTGTCGGTACGCTGATCACACAAAGTGCTGTCCTGTCGACGGCCGAATGTCTCTCACTGATCGGCACCAAtcgggcggtggtgctgctgggatTCAACAGTACCTCAACCACGATTCCGGTGCAAGAGGTCATCATACACCCACAGTACGAAGCGTCTAACCGGCGCAACGATATCGGATTGGTGAAGCTGGAGGGTAAGGTAGAGCCAGCTACGGGCAAAGTACCGGCATGCCTATGGCAGAATCAAACTCATACACCTTTCCGGCTAAAGCAGTTCATGCAAGCGG AGATGCAGTGGCTGAACAGCTATCCAATGTACAACAAGGATTGCGAGAGCTACAAGCACTACGCTAGCCAAAGCATTGAGCCGACGCAGCTCTGCCTCAACCTGGAAAGCGCTAACAATCCCATCGTACCGGGCGAACCCGCGTTTTGGCAGAATGAGCTGGATGATGCGGCCGGATATGTGGTGCAGTACTTGGTGGGATTCGTCAGCTACACGTTTccgatggtgacggtgcaCACACGGATCGAGTCATACGTCGACTGGATCAGGAGTGTGCTCTAA
- the LOC126581377 gene encoding uncharacterized protein LOC126581377, which translates to MRSSVLVLVIVVVLFHAPTHGDRSLTAALARMQTINGAMMPNIRESLDDCAMRYYKYDQYEPVRKPLVRPRQTARQVPHLAAIGWTGAITKWRCAGTLVWESFILTSARCTVDENNVAPDVARVGDVDLGSEEDNQYVQELKIAEVIRHPEFKDGERDHDIALLRLETNVTLDSTVVPACLWNQDAVHYRAMHVTGWQTTDRSGGLPKLWKVDVRPATGECNGANSSLHFACVEGSEPLTCSSLDGKLLQVDLHHNAKMTPFIVGISSSPNGSCVPNGPASYTKISSYVAWIQKTIESRGESAWGWKFKPAECALRYVHLRQYEPNVVIARTETQETVDPSRATMQILYSEAVVEIRFFSFISVCFGVIIDEQHVLTLAQCTTQYGRRAKAVRSDLLGYTEKPVVDHFNHPGYIEGEHRNNIGILKMRDRFDFRDTLVPYCIGHEAELPLSEVKVAGQGRWDLNFFSEHNKSVNVFQPMMAHLLPRAEILSPGNCSYRDDIKVGLPGGLFEEHLCYGNEQYIVPETCSQDFGRPIGGFVERFDKTFRYAYALTSFGQDCGFGSPAVGVRLAHHAHWIKSIMLPDYRKDSGSVFFINSDLLEGDTCRHVDGAGGTCVDASRCPAIRYGFSVNRQVVFCTGASIVCCPYENIVNETSAAGRELDDCAGMYREERDRTAAMMYSNGPVQDDNPHMVQLGTENSDGQMRWNCRGTIISRTVVVTGCQCLLSQGSKPMAVRLGMSETASSVEVKEVIYHPDYTNTTKQFDVALVRLKSPIDTAASGKFPACLWTNQTHTPFKMIQTVINETVDEYTDVTAKYNSDCAWSAGNAISQSQLCVAMGQENNIVSSGDPLFWSNGGQDNDQRVEYLVGMTSYSAAKDKSIHVHSRMSWFASWIKNII; encoded by the exons ATGCGTTCCAGCGTGCTTGTTCTAGTGATAGTAGTCGTACTATTTCACGCTCCTA CTCATGGCGATCGAAGCTTAACGGCGGCCTTGGCACGCATGCAAACCATTAACGGGGCTATGATGCCAAACATTCGTGAATCGCTTGATG ACTGTGCGATGCGTTACTACAAATACGATCAGTACGAACCTGTACGTAAACCCTTGGTACGACCGAGACAAACCGCACGACAGGTTCCTCATCTGGCTGCCATCGGATGGACTGGTGCGATAACGAAGTGGCGCTGTGCAGGAACACTCGTGTGGGAAAGCTTCATATTGACTTCCGCACGTTGTACGGTTGATGAGAA TAATGTGGCTCCCGATGTGGCGCGAGTGGGAGATGTGGATCTCGGCAGTGAGGAAGACAATCAGTACGTCCAGGAGTTGAAGATCGCAGAGGTTATTCGCCATCCGGAGTTTAAAGATGGAGAACGCGATCACGATATTGCGCTGCTACGCCTCGAGACGAATGTGAC ATTGGACTCGACTGTTGTTCCGGCTTGCCTGTGGAATCAAGATGCGGTACACTACCGAGCGATGCATGTTACGGGCTGGCAAACTACCGATCGATCAG GGGGATTGCCCAAGCTGTGGAAGGTAGATGTTCGGCCAGCCACTGGGGAATGCAATGGAGCTAACAGTTCCCTACACTTTGCGTGTGTTGAAGGCAGCGAGCCACTAACTTGCTCA AGCCTCGATGGAAAACTGCTGCAGGTTGATCTGCATCACAACGCAAAGATGACTCCATTCATAGTCGGCATAAGCTCCTCACCGAATGGTTCTTGCGTTCCAAACGGGCCAGCATCTTACACGAAGATTTCATCGTACGTAGCCTGGATTCAGAAAACCATTGAGTCTCGCGGAGAATCGGCTTGGG GTTGGAAGTTTAAACCAGCAGAATGTGCCCTGCGCTATGTGCACCTTCGTCAGTATGAACCCAACGTCGTCATTGCCCGGACGGAAACACAAGAAACGGTAGATCCTTCTCGGGCGACGATGCAGATACTGTACTCGGAGGCGGTCGTCGAGATTCGCTTTTTCAGCTTTATTAGCGTCTGCTTCGGCGTCATCATCGATGAGCAGCATGTGCTGACGTTAGCTCAGTGTACCACTCAGTATGG ACGACGCGCTAAAGCAGTGCGAAGCGATCTATTAGGGTATACGGAAAAGCCCGTTGTAGACCATTTCAACCATCCCGGTTATATAGAGGGAGAGCATCGCAATAATATTGGCATCTTGAAGAtgcgcgatcgattcgattttcgtgACACACTCGTCCCATACTGTATTGGCCATGAAGCGGAACTGCCCCTGAGTGAAGTGAAGGTCGCTGGCCAAGGTCGCTGGGATTTGAATTTCTTCAGCGAGCACAACAAATCGGTAAATGTGTTCC AACCCATGATGGCTCATCTGTTACCCCGTGCAGAGATACTATCGCCAGGCAACTGTTCCTACCGGGACGACATTAAGGTTGGACTTCCGGGGGGGCTTTTCGAGGAACATCTGTGCTATGGTAATGAGCAGTACATAGTGCCAGAAACGTGTAGTCAAGACTTTGGTCGACCGATCGGTGGGTTCGTTGAGCGGTTTGATAAGACCTTCCGCTACGCGTATGCGTTGACATCGTTCGGACAGGACTGTGGTTTCGGTTCACCGGCTGTTGGTGTACGGTTGGCGCACCATGCTCACTGGATCAAATCGATTATGCTGCCAGACTATCGGAAGGATAGTGGATCGGTTTTCTTTATCAATTCGGATTTGCTGGAAGGAGATACGTGTCGGCATGttgatggtgccggtggcaccTGTGTAGACGCTAGCCGGTGTCCTGCCATTCGGTACGGTTTCTCTGTTAACCGTCAGGTGGTGTTTTGTACTGGAGCATCGATCGTCTGCTGTCCTTATGAAAATATCGTGAACGAAACGTCAGCAGCGGGAAGAGAGCTGGACGATTGCGCTGGCATGTATCGTGAGGAACGTGACCGAACAGCGGCAATGATGTACAGTAATGGACCCGTCCAGGATGACAATCCACATATG GTACAATTAGGTACAGAAAATTCGGATGGACAGATGCGCTGGAACTGTCGCGGTACAATCATCAGCCGAACGGTTGTTGTAACCGGGTGCCAATGTTTGTTGAGCCAAGGCAGTAAACCAATGGCTGTTCGGTTAGGAATGTCCGAGACGGCATCATCCGTGGAGGTGAAGGAAGTCATCTATCATCCCGACTACACTAATACCACCAAGCAGTTTGATGTGGCTTTGGTTCGGTTAAAGAGCCCAATTGATACAGCAGCATCGGGCAAGTTTCCGGCATGCCTCTGGACTAatcaaacgcacacaccgtTCAAGATGATTCAGACTGTGATCA ACGAAACGGTCGATGAGTACACTGATGTGACGGCAAAGTACAATTCGGATTGTGCCTGGTCGGCTGGAAACGCCATCAGCCAGAGCCAATTGTGCGTAGCGATGGGGCAGGAAAACAACATCGTTTCCAGTGGGGATCCACTGTTTTGGTCGAACGGCGGACAAGATAATGATCAGCGTGTTGAGTATCTGGTGGGAATGACAAGCTATTCGGCGGCGAAAGATAAATCGATCCATGTGCACAGCCGTATGTCCTGGTTCGCCAGCTGGATCAAGAATATCATATAG